Proteins found in one Nostoc sp. NIES-3756 genomic segment:
- a CDS encoding M28 family peptidase, whose translation MNLKARLHHHLTQIARERDPYLATAGHFFVQEYILQELSQWGSVEIHTFGVGNKSFNNLILNLPSQAVGKKQLPPILIGAHYDAVPGTSGADDNATGVVALLELGRIFAATPAKYPLRLVAFDMEEYGLLGSTDYARLLRQQQQPLRLMMSLEMLGYCDSTPGSQRYPSPLEKFYPNTGDFIALIGNLRTIPDLIGMSGSIRQAGVSSQWLPVPNRGLIVPQTRLSDHAPFWDVGYPAMMVTDTAFMRNPHYHKPTDAIATLDLDFLTGVCEGLELAIRRL comes from the coding sequence GTGAATTTAAAAGCCAGATTACATCATCACCTAACGCAGATAGCACGAGAACGTGACCCTTATCTAGCAACGGCTGGACATTTTTTTGTCCAAGAATACATTCTTCAAGAATTGTCCCAATGGGGAAGTGTGGAAATCCACACCTTTGGAGTAGGTAATAAGTCTTTTAATAATCTCATTCTCAATTTACCGTCCCAAGCCGTCGGTAAAAAACAACTACCACCTATTTTAATTGGTGCGCATTATGATGCTGTACCAGGAACGTCAGGGGCTGATGATAATGCTACAGGTGTAGTGGCTTTATTGGAATTAGGGAGAATATTTGCGGCTACGCCAGCTAAGTATCCGTTGCGGTTAGTGGCGTTTGATATGGAAGAATATGGTTTGTTGGGTAGTACCGACTATGCAAGGTTATTACGTCAACAACAGCAGCCGTTACGCTTGATGATGTCTTTGGAAATGTTGGGATATTGTGACTCTACCCCAGGTTCGCAGAGATATCCATCACCGTTGGAAAAGTTTTACCCGAATACAGGTGATTTTATTGCCTTAATTGGCAACTTACGCACCATCCCAGATTTAATTGGCATGAGTGGTAGTATCCGCCAGGCTGGAGTGTCAAGTCAATGGCTACCCGTACCAAATCGGGGTTTAATTGTGCCGCAAACTAGATTAAGCGATCATGCACCGTTTTGGGATGTGGGTTATCCAGCCATGATGGTGACAGATACAGCTTTTATGCGCAATCCTCATTATCATAAACCAACTGATGCGATCGCCACTCTTGATTTAGATTTTCTTACAGGTGTCTGTGAAGGTTTAGAACTGGCTATCAGGCGTTTATAG
- a CDS encoding Uma2 family endonuclease — translation MQIASKPISLAEFLELPETKPTSEFIDGYIYQKPMPQGKHSTLQIRLADGINEVGFANKTAYAFPELRCTFSGRSIVPDIAVFRWDKIPFDRDGEVSNVFETSPDWTIEILSPDQSQTKVTDNILFCLRHQTGLGWLIDPEEKAVICFLPNQLPEIKRQADDILPVPDFLDLELTVGQLFGWLKLGL, via the coding sequence ATGCAAATAGCCAGTAAGCCTATAAGCCTAGCTGAATTTTTAGAACTTCCCGAAACAAAACCAACTAGCGAGTTTATTGATGGTTATATATATCAAAAACCAATGCCTCAAGGGAAACATAGCACTTTACAAATTCGGCTGGCAGATGGCATAAATGAGGTAGGTTTTGCGAATAAAACTGCTTATGCTTTTCCCGAATTAAGATGTACATTTTCAGGACGTTCAATTGTCCCTGATATTGCTGTATTTCGCTGGGATAAAATACCATTTGATAGAGATGGCGAAGTATCTAATGTTTTTGAAACTTCTCCTGATTGGACAATCGAAATTCTTTCACCAGATCAATCACAAACAAAAGTAACCGATAATATCCTTTTTTGCCTACGCCATCAAACTGGTTTAGGATGGTTAATTGATCCAGAAGAAAAAGCTGTAATTTGTTTTCTACCTAATCAATTACCAGAAATCAAACGGCAAGCTGATGATATTTTACCAGTACCAGATTTTCTAGATTTAGAATTGACGGTTGGACAATTATTTGGCTGGCTTAAATTAGGATTATAG